The region CTTTGTGCGACCAGGATTGGTTCCAAAAAATTGGAGAAAGAACCAATTAAACGACTGCCTGTACTAGGCAAGGCAATCGAAAATAATTCTTTTAGTGTATGTTTACTAGCCTTTAGATACGTGAAAAATCGATAGCGAATCTTGATCGTTTTTTTACGCTTGAAAATTTGGATCATCACGAGCAAAGATACAAATTCGCCGAGAATAACACTAAACATGGCGCCGGCTGCTGCGTATTCAATCCCATAAGGCAGCAGCAGTTTAATGAATAAAGCAACACTGGTGATCCTGACAACCTGTTCGATGACCAGGGCATAGCTTTGCGGTTTCATGTTTTGTTTCCCTTGGAAGTACCCTTTAAGCACTGCAGAGACAGCGGTGATTGGGATAATTGGACTGATTGCAATCAATGGATATAACGTTCGTTTATCGGTTAAGGAAGCGACAAATGGTGAAAAAGCAATCATACCTATGGTAAAAACAATACTGGATACCGCAGTTACGATTAACGATACGGTCAGGATTTTTTTAACCTTCACACGATCATTTTTGGCTTCTGCTTCGGCCACACGTTTGGAAATTGCAACAGGCAAGCCTAATTGGGTCAGGGTCATGACGAGAAAGAGGGTTGGCAGTGCCATCATATAAATGCCTACACCTTCCTCGCCCAGAAATCGTGCAAGTACCATGCGATTGATAAATCCGAGAAAACGGGTAATCATACCAGCCATAATTAATATTAATGTTCCTTGTAGAAATGATTGTTTGGTCATTTTGTACGGCCTGCCTTCTCAAAAAATAAATTTTCGTATACAATGATATATATGCTATGAAGTTGGCCAAGCATGACAAGATTTACATCTTGTGGTGAAACGGTGTAAGATATTATTTGTTATTGATGATTACATAGGGTCAGAAATTACCTTGCAGCTGATTTTTTCTTTCGACAGGTATATCCCGATAACAGGAGGGAACAGTGTGGAAAAGGTGCAACGTGTGGAACAATGGAAATCACACATCAAGCCTGCATTGGATAGCAAGACGAGTGAGTTAAGGCTAATGGGGTATATGCAGGCAACCAATGATGACATTTGGGATTGCTTGGTAAAAAAGGTTTGGAAAGGAAACCCAACCAAACGTTTATATGAGGTGACGAATGATATTTTTCACCTTGCATCAAATGTATATATGAGTTATTTAACACTTGAAGCGTATCAGGATGATGATTTAGCAGCATCCATTGCGGCATTAACGGGCGATGGGAATGAAACAGATTAATGCAGTTTATCAGGTTTAAAACGCGCTACCGATATAAAGGGAGGCAATCTAGTAGATGAAAAACAGAGGCAGAATCGTTGCCTTTTTTCTAATCATCCTCTTGTTCGCGGGATTGATTGGGACAACGATAACAGGAATTACCAAGAAAATAAATTTGGGACTGGATCTGCAGGGCGGCTTTGAGGTCTTGTATGATGTGCATCCGGTTAATGAACATCAAAAGGTAGATCGGCAATTACTTGAGGCTACTGTTCGTACACTGACTGAGCGGGTGGATCGTCTTGGTATTAGTGAAGCGAACATCGATATTGAGGAGCCAAATCGGATCCGGGTTCAGCTTGCCGGGGTTAAAGATCAAAATGAGGCAAGGGAGTTACTAGCTACATCAGCCCGTTTATCTTTCAGGGATGTAAATGACAAAGAACTACTAAATGGTGCTGATGTAAAAGAAGGCAGCGCCAAACAGGATTTTGACCCGGACACAAAACAGCCGATTGTCACATTGTCGTTAAAGAGTGCCGAAAAATTTGCGGATGTTACGAGTAAAATTAAGGATATGAATGATCCAGATACACCTTATGCCGATAATTTGCTTGTTATCTGGATGGATTATCAAAAAGGTGATTCATTTGCCGAGGAAAATCAAAAAGATGATCCGAAATACATTTCCGCTCCACAAGTATCACAAACACTAAATACAACCAATGTAATGATCAGTGGAAATTTTACGGTTGATTCCGCGCAGCGTTTGGCGGATGTAATTAATTCAGGATCACTACCGGTTAATTTAACGGAAAAATATTCTACATCCGTTGGTGCGCAATTTGGGCAGCAAGCACTAAATAACACAGTGTTTGCGGGAATAATTGGTATAGCTGCGGTCTTCTTATTCATGATCGTTGTTTACCGTTTTCCGGGTCTGATTGCATCCATTAATTTAAGTATCTATATTTATCTCATTTTATTATTCTTTGAGCTGTTGCATGGTACATTGACATTACCGGGGATTGCCGCACTAATCCTTGGCGTTGGAATGGCTGTTGATGCGAATGTAATCACGTTCGAACGCATAAAAGAAGAAATGCGGGATGGGAAATCATTACAATCCGCATTTAAAGCAGGGACAAGCAACTCATTGCCGTCCATTCTTGATGCCAACATCACAACAATCCTGGCAGCTGCTGTACTGTTTATTTTTGGGACAAGCTCGATAAAAGGGTTTGCGACCATGCTGATTCTCAGTATTCTGGTTAGTTTCCTTACCGCCGTTTATGGTTCAAGACTTTTGCTGCAACTTTGGATTAAATCAAAGTTCCTGAAAAATCGTCCAGGCTGGTTCGGCGTGAAGAAAAAAGATATTCGGGATATCCGGGATCGGACCGAGGTTGAGCCAACGCTGTTTCGCCGGGAAATCAATCCGGTTAAACACCGAAAAAAATTCTTTATTGCATCGACATTGATGGTCATACTCGGTGTTATCGCACTTGCTATTTTCAAGTTAAATCCGGGAATTGATTTTACCAGTGGTTCAAGAGTGCAGATTATGAGTGATCATTCGCTATCAGCGGATGAAATTGTCAAAGATCTGGATGAGCTGGACATTAAACCTAAGGAAAAACCGGTTATTTCCGGGGATAACAATAATGTTGCGGTTATCCGTTACGATACGGTTCTTAATAAAGACAAAATCGCCGACTTAAAAGATTATGCCAATGACAAGTATGGTGAAGATCCTAGTGTTAGTGTGGTATCGCCAATTGTCGGGCAGGAACTGGTTAAGAATGCATTAAAAGCACTCGCAGTTGCTTCGATCGGCATGATTATTTATGTGGCGTTCCGATTCGAATTTTTCTTTGCGATTACTGCCATTATTGCGTTGCTCCACGATGTATTTTTCATCCTGGCATTCTTCAGTTTTACCAGGCTTGAATTTGATGCGACAATTGTTGCGGCGGTTCTGACCATTATTGGATATTCCATAAATGATACGATTGTTACCTTTGACCGGATCAGAGAAAATATCCGAAATAAAAAGCGGGTCAAATCGTTTGGAGAACTTGCCAAAATTGTCAACCGAAGTTTAGTACAAACAATGACGCGTAGTATCAACACGTCACTTACGACATTGATTGCTGTGTTGGCGTTCTTGTTTTTAGGTGCTGAATCGATTAGAGGATTTGGAATTGCCCTGGCAGTTGGACTGATTATAGGTACGTATTCGTCCTTGTTCCTGGCCTCCCAACTCTGGTTGGTATGGCGCGGTAAAATGCTGAAGAAAAAACCAGTTGTGTTTGCAAAGAAAAAACGTACAGAGGGACCGCAGGTTTAATATCAAAAATAACGATCCAAACCCTTGTTACATTTTGGTAACAAGGGTTTGTTTGCTAATAAATCAGGGTAATAAACATGACATAAGGAGGAGCATTATGCGTGGACAAACTTATGTAATTTTGGCAATTGTTGTTGTGATCATTGTAGCTATATTTGCGGTGACCAATGTTGATACGGTTGAGGTAAATTATCTGTTTTGGTCAGGCTCGGCACCGCTTATTCTGGTTATATTATTTTCCGTTTTGATGGGGGGCATTATTACTGCCGCTGTTGGGGCGATCCGATTATTTCGATTGCAGCGGGAAGCCCGGTCACTAAAAGCAGAGAATCGGGAAATGAAGCAATTATTGCAGAAACATGGATTGGCTGATAAGTTGCGTCATCAGTATGATAAACAACAGTCAGCGAACAGCAATAAAGATAACCCAAATAATTCAACGCGCTGACAAGAGGTTTACACTTTTCTGATTGCCACTCCTGACATGATTTGTGTATAATAGGCTAGTCAGGGGTGAAAGTATGCTATCAAGTAGTAAAAAGTGGAAGTTTACGACAACAGAGGAATCGTCACAATTAGAAGACGATAGGTTAACAGTATCACCGATAATAAGAGATCTTTTAATACAACGCGGAATAACAACTACCGATCAAGCGGTTGATTTCTTATCTCCCAGCCTGGCAAAATTACACAATCCTAGCTATCTGGCATCAATTGAAAGGGCTTGTGCCCGTGTACATACAGCGATTGAACAACAAGAACCAATCCTTGTCTATGGGGATTATGATGCGGATGGTGTCAGCTCGACCGCCGTATTATTATTAGCTTTACAAACACTTGGTGCGAACTGCGATTATTATATTCCCAACCGGTTCACGGAAGGATATGGACCGAATGAAGCAGCCTTTCAAAAGGCATACACAAATGGCTTTCGTTTGATCATAACGGTCGATAATGGAATAGCGGCCGTTCATGAAGCGGATGTTGCAAAAGAGCTGGGGATAGACTTAATTATCACGGACCATCACGAACCACAGGAAACACTACCGGATGCGTTTGCCATCGTTCATCCAAAGTGTTCACCTGATTATGTTTTTTCAGAGCTTGCCGGGGTTGGTGTTGCTTTTAAATTTGCTGAACAGCTATTAGGTTATTTTCCCGAACAATTATTGGATCTTGTGGCAATTGGAACCGTTGCCGACTTGGTTCCGTTGATTGACGAAAATCGCATATTGACATTCCACGGTTTGCAAAAGCTAACAAAAACAAAGCGACCTGGATTAAAAGCACTAAAAAAGATTTGTAACATAGAAGGAATCGTAACCGAAGATGATATTGGCTTTTTAATTGGACCACGCCTTAATGCTGTTGGACGCATGCAAGATGCCGGCTTAGCAGTTCAGTTATTGCTCTATGATGATTTGAATGAGGCAGCAGAGTTGGCAGAAATGGTAGAAGCGTTAAACAAACAACGAAAGAAAGTTGTTGCCGAAATTGTCAAGGAAGCAGAGGATATGATTTCCCCAAAATCCCGTGAAGGTGTGATTGTTGTTGCCAAAGAGGGCTGGAATGAAGGTGTCTTGGGGATAGTAGCCTCCAGATTGGTGCAAAAATATGACCGTCCGGCAATCGTGTTGGCAATAAACCCGGAACAAGAATCGGCAAAAGGCTCTGCACGAAGTATACCTGCCTTTGATCTTTTCCGAAATTGCATGAGGTACCGGGAACTATTTACACATTTTGGCGGTCATTCCCAAGCAGCTGGTATGACGTTGCCAATGATGAATGTCACTAAATTAACCGATGGATTGAATGAATGCATCCAACGGGAATTAACTGAAGATGATTTTAAGCAGGAAATCGTAGTGAACAAAACAGTAAATATAGCCGAAGTTAATGAGTCTCTGATAACAGAAATCAGCCAACTCGCGCCGTTTGGTATGGCTAATCCAAAACCTGTTTTTCATATAAAACATATACCGACAGACATTCGCCAGCTGGGAAATAATCAAGCACATTTAAAATTGCAGTTTCGGGATGCTACCGGACAACTGGATGGAATTGGGTTTGGTCTGGGGGGATTATTCCCGAAAATCTCATCGCAAACTGCTGTATCGCTCGTTGGCGAGTTAGGAATTAATGAATGGAATGGCATCCGAAAACCACAAATGGTAATCCAGGATTTACGAATTGATGAATGGCAGCTGTTTGATCATCGCGGAAAAAAAGATGTTTCTATTTTACAATACGATCCTGATCCGAATACTGATTTAGTGGTATGTGAAGCAAAGTCCGAACGCATTCCGGAACAAATCAAGACAATCAGCTACGAAACGGACCTTTCAATTGTATCTCAGGTAAAATCTTTATATCTATTCGATCTTCCACCAAGTTTAGAACAGCTTGAGGAATTAATTAAGCGAACGCAACCCTCACGTATACATGCCTGTTTCTATGTGGAAAATAGTAAGTATATGCAAGTATTTCCGTCTAGAGATGATTTCAAATGGTTTTATAAACAAATCCTTATTCATAAGTCGATTGATTTGCATCAACAGCTGGAGATGTTGATGCAGGCAAGAGGATGGACGAAGGATCGCATTATTTTTATGTCAAAGGTGTTTTTTGAGTTGGGATTTGTTAAAATAGAGAATGGAGTTATTCGGGTAAATACAAGCCCTGTTAAACGTGATTTACAAGATTCAAAAGTTTTTCAGGAGCGATTAAGACAAGCTGATATTGAAAAGACCTTATACTATTCCAATTATCCAACATTAAAAAAGTGGTTTTCATTATGGATGAATGATACCGAAGCGAGCAGGAAGGAAGAAGTAACCCATGGATTATAAAAACTATATTAAAATAGTGGAAGACTGGCCAAAGGCTGGCGTTCAATTTAAAGATATTACCCCATTGATGGCTAATGGTGACGCATTTAAAGCTGCTACGGATGAGATTGTGAACTTTGCAAAAGAAAAGGCTATCGATCTTGTAGTTGGTCCGGAAGCAAGAGGATTTATTATCGGTTGTCCGGTTTCGTATGCCTTGGGGGTTGGATTTGCACCTGTTCGAAAGGAAGGAAAGCTGCCACGTGAAGTGATTAAGGTGGACTATGGGCTGGAATACGGTAAAAATGTTCTGACCATCCATAAAGATGCCATTGAACCAGGACAGCGTGTATTAATAACAGATGATCTACTTGCCACTGGTGGTACAATAGAAGCAACGATTAAATTAGTTGAAGAACTTGGCGGGGTTGTTGTAGGCTGTGCCTTTTTAGTTGAACTTACCTATTTAAATGGACGGGATAAGCTTACCGGCTATGAAGTTTTGACTTTGATGGAATATTGATAGGTGTTTTTGAAGATATAATAGGTCTGGCGATTGTTATACATTTTCGTCAGACTTCTTAATTTATAGCTCGTGTTCAAAAAGGAGGGCTTGTACAGGACACAGGACGCGGCCGGTTTAGCGGAAGTTCCCCCTTTATACAACCTCTAAAAAGAATGCTAAAGCAGCGAATAAAGGTGATTACATGGCAAAAGAAACAATAATGACAGTGGAGAATGTGATAAGTGAAGCGGAAAAGTATCTTGATGAAGAAGATATTGCGTTCATCCGCCGTGCATACGAATTTGCATACGAGGCGCATCGGGGCCAATTTCGCAAGTCAGGGGAGCCGTATATTATTCACCCGGTTCAGGTTGCTGGGATCCTTGTTGGTTTGGAAATGGATCCGGAAACGATTGCCGGTGGGTTTTTGCACGATGTGGTAGAGGATACAACGATTACGCTTGATCAAATTGAAGAAGCGTTCAATCATGAAGTCGCCATGCTTGTTGATGGTGTAACGAAGCTTGGCAAAATAAAATATAAATCAAAAGAAGCACTTCAAGCCGAAAATCACCGTAAAATGTTCGTAGCCATGGCAAAGGATATACGTGTTATTCTAATCAAATTGGCGGATCGGCTGCATAATATGCGGACATTAAAGCATTTAAAACCGGAAAAACAGCGTCGTATCTCGAATGAAACGCTGGAAATTTTCGCACCGTTGGCCCATCGATTAGGAATATCTACCATTAAGTGGGAGCTGGAAGATACTGCTTTACGTTACTTAAATCCGCAGCAATATTATCGGATCGTTCAATTAATGCGGCAAAAAAGAGACGAACGTGAAAAGTATGTCAAAGAAGTAATGGATGAGGTGAATGAACAGCTGGAGGATGTGCATATTAAAGCGAATATTTCCGGCAGACCCAAACACCTGTATAGTATTTACCGAAAAATGGTTAAACAAAACAAACAATTTAACGAAATTTATGATTTGCTTGCCGTCCGTATCATTGTAAATAGTATTAAGGATTGTTATGCAGTATTGGGTATTATTCATACCTGTTGGAAACCTATGCCGGGCAGATTCAAAGATTACATTGCCATGCCCAAGCCAAATCTATATCAGTCATTACACACAACGGTTATCGGGCCAAAAGGAGATCCGTTGGAAGTACAAATACGAACGAAAGAAATGCACGAAATAGCTGAATATGGTATTGCTGCACATTGGGCCTATAAGGAAGGCAAACAGGTAAACAAAAATAAACAGTCATTTGAAAAAAAATTAACCTGGTTCCGGGAAATTCTCGAGTGGCAAAATGAAGCGCATGATGCCGAGGAGTTCATGGAATCCTTAAAGGTCGATTTGTTTTCGGACATGGTATATGTTTTTACCCCAAAAGGAGACGTTATTGAATTGCCATCTGGTTCTGTTCCGCTGGATTTTGCCTATAAAATCCATACAGAAATCGGCAACCAGACAATTGGTGCAAAGGTTAACGGGAAAATGGAGCCGCTTGATTATCAGCTAAAAAACGGCGACATTGTTGAAGTGATGACTTCGAAACATTCCTATGGACCTTCACAAGACTGGCTAAAGGTTACCCAAACATCGCAGGCTAAAAACAAAATCAAACAGTTTTTTAAAAAGCAACGCCGGGATGAAAATATTGCCAAAGGAAAAGAATTAGTTGCCAAAGAAATTAAGGCATTGTCGTATGAGCCAAAGGATGTATTAACAACAGAAAATCTTCAACGTGTTTTTGAAAAATTTAATTTCGCGAATGAAGATGATATGTATGCTGCAGTTGGTTATCAGGGGATAACGGCAGCACTCATTGCAACACGGCTGACGGATAAACTGCGGAAAGAAAAACAAAAGGAGCAGGAACTTTCGCAGACACTTGAAGAGGTGAAAGCGGATGTAAACCAGAAGAAGCCTGCACGCAAACGGGATTCAGGTGTCAAGGTAGAAGGCGTCGATAATGTCTTAGTGCGGTTGTCCAAATGCTGTAATCCGGTTCCGGGTGATCCGATAGTCGGTTATATTACGAAAGGTCGCGGTGTCTCTGTTCATCGTGCAGATTGTCCCAATGTACAGACAGAGGAAGCGAAACAACGTTACTTGCATGTGGAATGGGAAAATCATCAGGTAGACAAAAAGCAGTATCATGTGGATTTGGAGATATCCGGATATGATCGACGAGGCTTGTTAAATGAAGTATTACAGGCAATCAATGAAACAAAAACCAATATTACACAGGTTAATGGTGGCTCAGACCGCAACAAAATAGCTAACTTTACCATTACCATTTTGGTCCATAATACAGCTCATTTACGGAAAATTGTCGAACGAATTAAACAAATCAAAGATATTTATACAGTGACTCGAACATTACAATAGGTGAAGTAAAGTGTTCCAGGTCGGACTTTTGGAACATCTTTGCAAAAGGGGGAGCACAATCGTTGAAGGCTGTAGTTCAACTGGCACATCGAGCGAGTGTCTCGGTGAATAGAGAAATAATTGGCGAAATAAAAGAAGGGTTGGTCGTTTTCCTGGGGGTGACCCACGGGGACACAAAGGCAGATGCTGAATATCTCGTTCGTAAAATTGTTCATATGCGTATCTTTGAAGATGAAGATGGAAAAATGAATAAATCGCTAAAGGATGTTTCCGGCGGGTTACTGTCGATATCCCAATTTACCTTATACGGAGATACGAGAAAGGGAAGAAGACCTAATTTCATGCAAGCGGCAAAACCGGATCAGGCAAACGAGCTATATCATTATTTTAATGAGCTTGCAGGTGCAGAAGGTGTTCTCGTTGCCACTGGTCAATTTGGTGCAATGATGGATGTATCATTTACCAACCCCGGCCCTGTAACCATGATTATTGATAGCAAAGACAGGTAGCAAAGGGATGATGGTGGTAACGCTATTCCTTTGCTCAAGGATCAATCGGTTGCGTGTTCTTTTGAGAAAAATGTAAGTAATCCTTTCGTGATTCCGTCAACCATCAGCTGCTGGTAGTTTTTGTCCAGGAGCTTTTGTTCTGTTTCTTGATTGGATAAAAACCCTAGTTCCAAAAGAATGGCAGGTTTTATGTTATCCCTAAGGACCTGAAAGTCAGCAAAGGAAATTCCTCGGTCATTCGCCTTTGTTTCCCCAATAATGTTTGTTTGTACTACTTCAGCCAGCTGTTTGTTTGCTTTATCATAATAAAAAGTACTAATCCCTGTTACTTCAGGCAACTCTTGTACACTGTTATAATGAATGCTGATGAAAGCATCTGTTTCATTCATATTGGCAAGATTCGCCCGGGTTGCCAACGTTATATAATCATCATGTTCCCTGGTCATGATAACGTCTGCACCTATTGTAGTTAGGATCTTTTTTAATAATGAGGCAGTTTCATATGTCAGGTCTTTTTCAAAAACTCCGGAAGTACTAATAGCCCCCGTATCCGTTCCGCCATGACCCGCATCAATTACGATCGTTTTGTTCCTCATTCGTTCATCTGTCTGTGAAGGATTATCGTTTGTGATTTTCGGTGATGGCTCATTGGTATTCATGTCAGTTTCTTGTTTGCTTGTTTCTATTCGATAAAAATAAATAATAAAGGCTAAACCGCAAACAATTCCAAAACAAAACACAAGCTTTAACCAAGTGCGCAAGTAGATTCCTCCTTGTTTAAGCTGTTAGTATGCCATTTTCATTCATAAAAAATGCATTAATCGGCAAAACTAATTGCAGGAGGAATGAGTATGCGATATGCCGATAAGCATTGGAATGCACAACAGAACAAAGATATATATGGAGTGGATCTTCATCGGTTCATGGAGTTGGAGAATAGTTTGAACCATCTGGAAATAGCCCAGGAGTTGGGAATTTCACTAGGTGAGGTAAAAATGTTAAAGAAGAAGATCATTCGCGCTTGACTTTCTATTTCACACCGCTTATGATTATAATCATTCGAAACAATATCGGAGCATGAATTCGTGATTTACGGACAATTTCTAATTAATACACACCGCTCGAGGGAAAGAGTAATTGAAAACCAGGTGAACAGAGAGAAAATGCCAGTGGCTGAAAGCATTTTTACATGATGGTCCAATGAAAGACATTCCTTAGGTTCGGTATCGAAATGAATAAATCCGTTCGGCCAAATATGATATAAAATTGATATATGGTGAAAAGACAGGATTTATTTAGTAGGTATGGACGTTTTGCAGGCGTTAACTGTGAAAGGTGGATGCATAGGTTTGCATCAATCAGGGTGGCAACGCGGGTTAGCTCTCGTCCCTTTTATTTAGGGACGGGGGTTTTTATATTATGTCAGGATTTGGAGGTATAACCATGAGTATGAAAGCACCGAGGGGAACAAACGATATTCTTCCTGAAGATGCAAAGAAATGGCAATACGTTGAAAAGGTAATCAAAAACATTTGTGATCGATTCCATTATGAGGAAATTCGTACGCCATTATTTGAACATACCGAGGTATTCCAACGCGGGGTTGGTGATACTACCGATATTGTGCAAAAAGAAATGTATACGTTTCTTGACCGGGGCGGGCGAAGTATCACTTTACGTCCGGAGGGTACAGCAGCAGTCGTACGAGCATTTGTTGAGCACAAACTATATGGTTCAGCAATCCAACCGGTAAAATTATTTTATTTTATGCAAATGTTTCGTTATGAACGGCCACAGCAAGGTCGGATGCGGCAATTAAATCAATTTGGTGTAGAGGTACTTGGCAGTGCTGATCCAGCAGTTGATGCCGAGGTGATATCACTGGCCATGACTTGTTACCAGGAGCTTGGATTAACATCGCTTAAGCTGGTTATCAATAGTTTAGGGGATAAGGAGAGTCGCGATCATTATCGACAAGCGTTAGTTGATCATTTCACACCACATAAGGATGAACTTTGCACAGATTGTCAAACACGCCTGACCCAAAATCCATTACGCATTCTGGACTGTAAGAAAGATCGGGATCACCCGGCAATGAAAACAGCCCCGTCCATACTTGATTATTTAAATGAGGAGTCGGCAACTTATTTTGAACAGTTGAAAGACTACTTAACAAGAATGGGAATTTCATACACGGTTGATAAAAATCTTGTTCGCGGATTGGATTATTACAATCATACTGCATTTGAAATTATGAGTGATGCAGAAGGATTTGGTGCGATTACAACATTATGTGGTGGCGGCAGATATAACGGCCTTACCGAGGAATTAGGCGGACCTGATACACCGGGAATTGGTTTCGGTATGGGGCTTGAGCGATTGCTGCTGGCGATGGAGGCGGAACACATCGAGATTCCCATTGATAATGATTTGGATTGTTATCTTGTTGCGGTTGGGGATCAGCCTAAAAAACAGGCAGTTTCACTTGCTCATGAGCTAAGGAAACAAGGAATCCAGGTGGATCAGGATTATCAAGGGCGAAAAATGAAAGCACAATTAAAATCTGCTGACAGGTTGCACGCAAAATTTGTTCTGATTCTTGGAGAAGAAGAATTGGCAAAGCAGGTGATAACGGTTAAAACAATGAAAACCGGTGATCAACAAGAAATTGCACTTTCCCGGTTAGCTGACGAAATGAAAGATTTGCTTGAGGGAGGAAGTAACTAATGCATGAACGGGTTCAAGCAGGTACATTAACAGAGAAGCATATAAATTTTGATATTTTATTGAAAGGCTGGGTACAAAAACGACGGGATCTGGGTGGTTTAATCTTTATTGACTTACGGGATCGTTCAGGTATTGTTCAGGTTGTGTTCAATCCCGCAGTTTCTCAGGATGCACTCGCCGTTGCAGAGGATGTACGTAATGAATATGTAGTTGAAATAACAGGAAAAGTAGTAAAACGGGATGAATCAACGGTAAATGAGGCGATGGCAACCGGGCATATTGAGGTCCTTGCCTCCAGCCTGGTTGTGCTAAATAAGGCGAAAAACCCACCATTTATGATTCAGGATGAGACAGATGTGAGTGAGGATTTACGCCTGAAGTATCGGTATTTGGATTTACGCAGGAATACATTGCAAAAGACTTTTAAGCTAAGGCATCAGACAACTCAGACAGTAAGGAACTTTTTGAACGATGAAGGTTTTTTGGAAATGGAGACACCTATTTTAACCAAGAGTACACCAGAGGGGGCTCGAGATTATTTAGTACCAAGCAGGGTACATCCAGGCGAATTTTATGCTTTGCCGCAATCACCACAGTTGTTCAAACAATTAATCATGATGTCCGGGTTTGAAAAATATTATCAAATTGCCCGCTGTTTTCGTGATGAGGATCTACGTGCGGACCGGCAGCCGGAGTTCACGCAAATTGATATTGAAACATCATTTATGTCAAGTGACGAAATTATGGAAATGACCGAGCGAATGATGAAAAAAGTAATGAAGGAAGTAAAAGGTCTGGACGTTTCGTTGCCT is a window of Lentibacillus daqui DNA encoding:
- a CDS encoding adenine phosphoribosyltransferase, with the translated sequence MDYKNYIKIVEDWPKAGVQFKDITPLMANGDAFKAATDEIVNFAKEKAIDLVVGPEARGFIIGCPVSYALGVGFAPVRKEGKLPREVIKVDYGLEYGKNVLTIHKDAIEPGQRVLITDDLLATGGTIEATIKLVEELGGVVVGCAFLVELTYLNGRDKLTGYEVLTLMEY
- a CDS encoding RelA/SpoT family protein, which gives rise to MAKETIMTVENVISEAEKYLDEEDIAFIRRAYEFAYEAHRGQFRKSGEPYIIHPVQVAGILVGLEMDPETIAGGFLHDVVEDTTITLDQIEEAFNHEVAMLVDGVTKLGKIKYKSKEALQAENHRKMFVAMAKDIRVILIKLADRLHNMRTLKHLKPEKQRRISNETLEIFAPLAHRLGISTIKWELEDTALRYLNPQQYYRIVQLMRQKRDEREKYVKEVMDEVNEQLEDVHIKANISGRPKHLYSIYRKMVKQNKQFNEIYDLLAVRIIVNSIKDCYAVLGIIHTCWKPMPGRFKDYIAMPKPNLYQSLHTTVIGPKGDPLEVQIRTKEMHEIAEYGIAAHWAYKEGKQVNKNKQSFEKKLTWFREILEWQNEAHDAEEFMESLKVDLFSDMVYVFTPKGDVIELPSGSVPLDFAYKIHTEIGNQTIGAKVNGKMEPLDYQLKNGDIVEVMTSKHSYGPSQDWLKVTQTSQAKNKIKQFFKKQRRDENIAKGKELVAKEIKALSYEPKDVLTTENLQRVFEKFNFANEDDMYAAVGYQGITAALIATRLTDKLRKEKQKEQELSQTLEEVKADVNQKKPARKRDSGVKVEGVDNVLVRLSKCCNPVPGDPIVGYITKGRGVSVHRADCPNVQTEEAKQRYLHVEWENHQVDKKQYHVDLEISGYDRRGLLNEVLQAINETKTNITQVNGGSDRNKIANFTITILVHNTAHLRKIVERIKQIKDIYTVTRTLQ
- the dtd gene encoding D-aminoacyl-tRNA deacylase — translated: MKAVVQLAHRASVSVNREIIGEIKEGLVVFLGVTHGDTKADAEYLVRKIVHMRIFEDEDGKMNKSLKDVSGGLLSISQFTLYGDTRKGRRPNFMQAAKPDQANELYHYFNELAGAEGVLVATGQFGAMMDVSFTNPGPVTMIIDSKDR
- a CDS encoding N-acetylmuramoyl-L-alanine amidase family protein, with the protein product MRTWLKLVFCFGIVCGLAFIIYFYRIETSKQETDMNTNEPSPKITNDNPSQTDERMRNKTIVIDAGHGGTDTGAISTSGVFEKDLTYETASLLKKILTTIGADVIMTREHDDYITLATRANLANMNETDAFISIHYNSVQELPEVTGISTFYYDKANKQLAEVVQTNIIGETKANDRGISFADFQVLRDNIKPAILLELGFLSNQETEQKLLDKNYQQLMVDGITKGLLTFFSKEHATD
- a CDS encoding sigma factor-like helix-turn-helix DNA-binding protein, with protein sequence MRYADKHWNAQQNKDIYGVDLHRFMELENSLNHLEIAQELGISLGEVKMLKKKIIRA
- the hisS gene encoding histidine--tRNA ligase; the encoded protein is MSMKAPRGTNDILPEDAKKWQYVEKVIKNICDRFHYEEIRTPLFEHTEVFQRGVGDTTDIVQKEMYTFLDRGGRSITLRPEGTAAVVRAFVEHKLYGSAIQPVKLFYFMQMFRYERPQQGRMRQLNQFGVEVLGSADPAVDAEVISLAMTCYQELGLTSLKLVINSLGDKESRDHYRQALVDHFTPHKDELCTDCQTRLTQNPLRILDCKKDRDHPAMKTAPSILDYLNEESATYFEQLKDYLTRMGISYTVDKNLVRGLDYYNHTAFEIMSDAEGFGAITTLCGGGRYNGLTEELGGPDTPGIGFGMGLERLLLAMEAEHIEIPIDNDLDCYLVAVGDQPKKQAVSLAHELRKQGIQVDQDYQGRKMKAQLKSADRLHAKFVLILGEEELAKQVITVKTMKTGDQQEIALSRLADEMKDLLEGGSN